A single window of Chloracidobacterium sp. DNA harbors:
- a CDS encoding SRPBCC family protein, with protein sequence MPEILIETQIQASAEICFDLMRDIRIHTETTAKTNEEAVDGVTEGMIGLGQTVTFEGTHFGMRQRLTVTVTEFERPRLFVDEMTKGTFKSFKHVHEFESRDGGTLMRDTLGWTSPFGILGRIVDKLLLERHLRNLVSGRNARLKALAERTKG encoded by the coding sequence ATGCCAGAGATACTCATCGAAACACAGATCCAAGCATCGGCAGAGATCTGCTTTGATCTGATGCGGGACATTCGCATTCATACCGAAACAACAGCTAAGACCAACGAAGAAGCGGTCGATGGCGTCACAGAAGGGATGATCGGACTGGGGCAAACGGTGACGTTCGAAGGCACGCATTTCGGAATGCGGCAGCGGTTAACTGTCACGGTTACTGAGTTTGAACGGCCACGTCTTTTCGTGGATGAGATGACCAAGGGCACATTCAAGTCGTTCAAACACGTTCACGAGTTTGAGTCGCGCGACGGTGGCACGCTGATGCGGGATACCTTAGGCTGGACATCGCCATTCGGTATTCTGGGCCGGATCGTCGACAAATTGCTGCTCGAGCGGCACCTTCGCAACCTCGTTTCCGGACGAAACGCTCGCCTCAAGGCTCTCGCCGAAAGAACGAAAGGCTAA
- a CDS encoding fatty acid desaturase has protein sequence MQNVVEFEKPQMGPNWKNILMVVSFHLLAIPAFFTLSWPNFAAMMIGNWIVGSIGVGLGWHRLLTHRGFKAPKWIEYVTSIFATMSMQDPPDKWIATHRMHHAFTDTDKDPHSIRPGFWWAQIGWVVWGTAQDHDEATMKKYVPDLLKDRGHVLISRFFYIPIIVSGFILFAVGGWSMVVWGVFLRVVVGWHTTWFVNSLAHIYGGRPHETGDLSTNNWFVAILTFGEGWHNNHHAFPTSARHGLKWYQFDMNWITIRILEKLGLATNVKLADVGADKLELKRAA, from the coding sequence ATGCAAAACGTTGTCGAATTTGAAAAGCCACAAATGGGGCCAAACTGGAAAAATATCCTAATGGTGGTTTCGTTTCACCTGCTTGCTATACCCGCGTTTTTTACGCTCAGTTGGCCTAACTTTGCAGCGATGATGATCGGTAATTGGATCGTCGGCAGTATCGGCGTCGGATTGGGTTGGCATCGTTTGCTGACGCACCGCGGCTTTAAGGCTCCCAAATGGATCGAGTATGTGACCAGCATTTTTGCGACTATGTCGATGCAGGATCCGCCCGACAAATGGATCGCGACACACCGTATGCACCACGCTTTTACAGACACCGACAAAGATCCGCATTCGATCCGGCCCGGATTTTGGTGGGCACAGATCGGTTGGGTAGTATGGGGAACGGCCCAAGATCACGACGAAGCGACGATGAAAAAATACGTTCCCGATCTGTTAAAGGATCGTGGCCACGTATTGATCTCGAGATTCTTCTATATTCCGATCATCGTTTCTGGATTTATTCTTTTTGCGGTCGGCGGTTGGTCGATGGTCGTCTGGGGCGTCTTTCTGCGGGTTGTCGTCGGATGGCATACGACGTGGTTCGTCAATTCGCTCGCGCACATATACGGCGGTCGTCCGCACGAGACCGGCGACCTCTCGACCAACAATTGGTTTGTCGCCATACTCACATTTGGGGAGGGTTGGCACAACAATCATCACGCATTTCCAACATCGGCTAGACACGGACTCAAGTGGTATCAGTTCGATATGAACTGGATCACAATCCGTATTCTCGAGAAACTTGGCCTTGCGACCAACGTCAAGCTCGCCGATGTCGGTGCTGACAAGTTGGAATTGAAACGAGCGGCATAA
- a CDS encoding cyclase family protein: MRIYDITVTVSSETPVYAGDPGVEINTFKAIATGSTANVSQISLGVHTATHIDAPNHFIDGAKRVHELDPNKLLGPCRVIAIPEDVTGIEPEHVGDLTGVERVLFKSKNSAFWSTPEDGFRTDFAYLTPPTAEYIVESGIVLVGIDYLSIEKSGSPGHPVHITLLEKEIVILEGVDLRAVPPGDYELICAPLKYDGATGDGSPARTFLRQL; this comes from the coding sequence ATGAGGATCTACGATATAACAGTCACGGTAAGTTCGGAGACGCCGGTATACGCCGGTGATCCGGGCGTCGAGATCAATACGTTCAAGGCGATCGCTACCGGTTCGACGGCCAATGTCTCACAGATATCGCTTGGCGTTCATACCGCAACGCACATCGATGCTCCAAACCATTTTATTGACGGTGCAAAGCGCGTACACGAGTTGGACCCGAACAAACTCCTGGGGCCGTGCCGCGTCATCGCCATTCCGGAGGATGTCACCGGCATCGAACCTGAGCATGTTGGGGATCTGACGGGTGTCGAGCGGGTGTTGTTCAAGTCTAAAAATTCGGCTTTTTGGTCGACGCCGGAGGACGGTTTTCGGACCGATTTTGCTTACTTGACGCCCCCTACCGCTGAGTATATTGTCGAAAGTGGCATCGTCCTCGTTGGTATAGATTATCTCTCGATCGAAAAAAGTGGTTCGCCGGGTCATCCGGTACATATCACTTTACTCGAAAAGGAGATCGTCATCCTTGAAGGTGTTGACCTACGAGCAGTGCCGCCGGGGGATTACGAGTTGATCTGTGCCCCGCTAAAATACGATGGAGCAACAGGAGACGGGTCGCCGGCAAGGACTTTTTTAAGGCAACTTTGA
- a CDS encoding menaquinone biosynthesis protein — MNTPRISASSYSNTAPLVWSFLYGKDRGTAELILDTAPARSAELLMQDRVDAALVPVIAYQMIEGVRMVPDICVGARKRVRSVCLITNGQDLSDVRSVSLDVSSRTSVVLTKIIFREFLGFEPVWSNAVPDIGQMLAEADAALVIGDPALRLSAAGDTPLKVFDLAELWHQHTGLGFVFAMWMTRRENISIDLAAARDEGLRHIGDIAANYASDTGLSRDEMQRYLTENISYSIDDSMQQGLDLYFRLAARHRLIPRSAESRYI, encoded by the coding sequence ATGAATACGCCCCGAATATCAGCTTCAAGTTACTCAAATACCGCACCGCTGGTGTGGTCCTTTCTCTACGGAAAGGATCGCGGCACGGCAGAACTCATATTGGACACGGCACCCGCACGCTCAGCAGAATTGCTGATGCAGGACCGAGTCGATGCCGCACTTGTGCCTGTGATCGCATATCAAATGATCGAAGGGGTTCGAATGGTGCCGGACATTTGCGTCGGAGCCCGTAAGCGTGTGCGGAGTGTATGTCTCATTACTAACGGACAAGATTTGTCTGACGTGCGTTCGGTATCACTTGATGTGTCGTCGAGGACATCGGTAGTCTTGACCAAGATCATTTTCCGCGAATTTCTCGGTTTTGAACCTGTCTGGAGCAATGCCGTGCCTGATATCGGGCAAATGCTCGCCGAGGCAGACGCCGCACTCGTGATCGGTGACCCGGCATTGCGTCTATCCGCCGCCGGCGACACTCCGCTCAAGGTGTTCGATCTCGCCGAATTATGGCACCAACACACCGGCCTCGGCTTTGTCTTTGCAATGTGGATGACCCGCCGCGAAAATATATCGATCGATCTCGCCGCCGCCCGCGACGAAGGGCTCAGGCATATCGGTGACATTGCAGCAAATTATGCATCGGACACGGGACTCAGCCGCGACGAAATGCAACGCTATCTAACCGAAAATATCTCGTATTCGATCGACGATTCAATGCAGCAGGGCCTCGACCTTTATTTTCGGCTTGCCGCCCGACATCGCCTGATCCCACGCTCCGCGGAGTCGCGATATATTTGA
- a CDS encoding MGMT family protein, producing the protein MSIYKNSLYRGRVFAIVRDIPVGKVMTYGQIAIILGNGYTARTVGHVMGGADSENVPWQRVINSQGKCSTGRLTIPLNLQQELLEAEGIVFTNGGKCDLKTFQWIAKGFEPEEDEHISLFEVDRSPKTHKAKP; encoded by the coding sequence GTGAGTATCTATAAGAATAGCCTCTATCGCGGACGCGTATTTGCGATCGTGCGTGATATTCCGGTCGGCAAGGTAATGACTTATGGCCAGATCGCGATCATTTTGGGAAATGGCTACACGGCACGAACTGTCGGTCACGTTATGGGCGGGGCCGACAGTGAAAATGTCCCATGGCAGCGTGTCATCAATTCTCAGGGAAAATGCTCGACCGGACGTCTGACCATACCGTTGAATCTACAACAAGAATTACTCGAGGCTGAGGGTATCGTTTTTACCAACGGTGGTAAATGCGATTTGAAGACATTTCAGTGGATCGCCAAGGGCTTCGAACCGGAGGAGGACGAACACATCAGCCTGTTCGAAGTCGATCGGTCGCCGAAAACGCACAAAGCTAAGCCGTAG
- a CDS encoding NAD(+)/NADH kinase has protein sequence MENKQIRSVGIVVKPSHAEATATASELSSWLRQRGIAQLGEPISADEIKPENDLTLDADLIVVLGGDGTMISAARLVGGQDVLVLGINYGSLGYLTDFRIEEMFPALEAIVAGQYQIDRREMLTAEHWRNGEKLVSGRVLNDVVINKSALARIINIDVKLNGLFVNTFRADGLIVATPTGSTAYNLSAGGPIIYPSMNAIVMTPICPFTLTNRPIVVPDDALIEMTLDNENEGVVLSLDGQTGYPMKASDRVVIRKSSTTFNLVQPANRNYFDVLRDKLKWGR, from the coding sequence ATGGAAAATAAACAGATCAGGTCGGTCGGAATTGTCGTTAAACCCAGTCACGCGGAGGCAACAGCAACTGCGTCAGAACTCTCGTCCTGGCTTCGCCAGCGTGGCATCGCTCAACTTGGCGAACCGATCTCGGCCGACGAGATCAAGCCGGAAAATGATCTGACGCTCGATGCCGATCTGATCGTCGTACTCGGCGGTGACGGCACGATGATCTCGGCAGCCAGGCTTGTTGGCGGGCAGGACGTACTCGTGCTCGGTATTAATTACGGCAGCCTCGGATATTTAACGGATTTTCGTATCGAAGAGATGTTTCCGGCACTCGAGGCGATAGTCGCCGGTCAATATCAGATCGACCGCCGCGAGATGCTGACCGCTGAACACTGGCGAAACGGCGAAAAGTTGGTTTCCGGCCGCGTGCTCAACGACGTCGTTATCAATAAGTCGGCACTCGCCCGCATAATCAATATCGACGTCAAGCTCAACGGCCTATTCGTCAACACATTTCGAGCCGACGGATTGATCGTCGCGACGCCGACCGGATCAACGGCATACAATCTCTCCGCCGGCGGCCCGATCATTTATCCGTCGATGAATGCCATTGTAATGACGCCGATCTGTCCATTTACGCTCACCAATCGGCCGATCGTCGTCCCCGATGACGCCTTGATCGAAATGACGCTCGACAACGAGAACGAAGGCGTCGTGCTCAGCCTCGACGGCCAGACCGGCTATCCGATGAAGGCCTCAGACCGCGTCGTGATTCGCAAGAGTTCAACGACATTCAATCTAGTCCAGCCTGCAAATCGTAATTATTTTGATGTCTTAAGAGATAAGCTCAAATGGGGACGGTAA
- the arsM gene encoding arsenite methyltransferase, producing the protein MSENITAAVKSRYGSIAVSNLSTEQSGVKAVAEAFGYTAEELASIPAEANMGLSCGNPTATANLKPGQVLVDLGSGGGLDVFLAAKKVGPTGKAIGIDMTPEMIDLARKNAARANDGKGYDNVEFHLATIDNLPLADESADIVVSNCVINLAPDKSAVFREIARVLKPGGGLAVSDIVLKQALPAELSSNVLAYVGCIAGAITIEEYKQGLQDAGLTHVEIIDSGADLNAYAKAENTSTCCGPADATATSCCEPKVSLTRDKSDDDELLSLLRRYNVNDYAASVKIFAAKAKVE; encoded by the coding sequence ATGTCAGAGAATATAACAGCGGCAGTAAAGAGTAGATACGGGTCGATCGCGGTGAGCAATTTATCGACCGAGCAGTCCGGGGTCAAGGCGGTTGCCGAGGCTTTTGGATACACGGCCGAGGAATTGGCTTCTATACCGGCGGAGGCGAATATGGGTTTGTCGTGCGGCAACCCGACGGCGACGGCCAACCTCAAACCGGGCCAGGTGCTGGTCGATCTCGGCAGCGGCGGCGGGCTTGACGTATTTCTCGCGGCAAAAAAGGTCGGTCCGACCGGCAAAGCCATCGGCATCGATATGACACCCGAGATGATCGATCTTGCTCGGAAAAACGCCGCTCGGGCCAATGACGGCAAGGGCTATGACAATGTCGAATTTCACCTTGCGACGATCGACAATCTGCCGCTAGCGGATGAGTCTGCCGATATTGTTGTCAGCAACTGCGTTATAAATCTCGCACCCGATAAATCGGCCGTTTTTCGTGAGATAGCACGCGTCCTAAAACCCGGCGGCGGCCTCGCGGTAAGCGATATCGTGCTCAAGCAGGCGTTGCCGGCCGAACTCAGCAGTAACGTGCTCGCGTACGTCGGATGTATCGCCGGAGCGATCACGATCGAGGAGTACAAACAGGGCCTTCAGGACGCAGGCCTCACACACGTCGAGATCATCGACTCGGGCGCCGACCTCAATGCCTATGCCAAGGCGGAAAATACATCGACGTGCTGCGGTCCGGCAGATGCAACGGCGACGAGTTGCTGTGAGCCGAAAGTGAGTTTGACCCGCGATAAGAGCGATGATGACGAACTCCTTTCTCTGCTTCGCCGATACAACGTCAACGACTATGCAGCCAGCGTCAAAATATTTGCCGCTAAGGCAAAAGTGGAATAA
- a CDS encoding DUF1905 domain-containing protein, with the protein MYKMPKPIDHIEFETKLIRSPLESGWHFLEVSKEIVSKFCFEGKSKRIVCSINGAGGFQCALLPSGDIFYIIVNKKKRDALGIVADDTVAVELVRDESKYGLPMPEELQEVLDQDTEGDRLFHALTAGKQRSLLYYIGSKSSDVDKRIHYSLIVIEHLKRNDGKIVNRELAEELKRPIF; encoded by the coding sequence ATGTATAAGATGCCTAAACCGATCGACCATATTGAATTTGAGACGAAACTGATCCGCTCACCTCTCGAATCGGGCTGGCATTTTTTAGAAGTTTCGAAGGAGATAGTGTCGAAGTTTTGTTTTGAAGGAAAATCAAAACGCATTGTCTGTTCGATCAACGGGGCTGGTGGCTTTCAATGTGCACTTTTGCCGTCCGGCGACATCTTTTACATTATCGTCAATAAAAAGAAGCGTGACGCACTTGGGATCGTCGCGGACGATACCGTTGCCGTCGAACTCGTCCGTGATGAAAGCAAATATGGCCTGCCAATGCCCGAGGAACTGCAAGAGGTTCTGGATCAGGACACCGAGGGCGATCGCTTATTTCACGCTCTCACGGCGGGTAAGCAACGGTCGCTGCTCTACTATATCGGAAGCAAGTCGAGCGACGTTGACAAACGAATCCACTACTCATTGATCGTAATCGAGCACCTCAAACGCAATGACGGCAAGATCGTTAATCGGGAACTTGCAGAGGAACTTAAACGGCCGATTTTTTGA
- a CDS encoding VCBS repeat-containing protein has translation MKKTFQATLVSIVTFFILQAGAAWGATLTVNDSSAGVTCNQSLSLSEASRFAGDGSSLRNLTDGEKNQISGVTWLAFPPDPNCSGAIWRAAVGGGVGRFVADFIFFSNAVNQINDYVLLDRDDWISGMKPNSTKVILDGTGVGNIDGITFLSFNDNLSVTTNAKVSNLVIRNFQRNGISAGYARGSVFEGLEIYNNGMSGISFPGNSEANPRTIRIGGTQANQRNYIYTNGLDGIRIIASPIGDRVALQGIDILNNFIGTSNGTSDDGNQGNGIYLENAFGVIVGDPTGATRNVISGNNNDGIKIVGQQSYSNEVIGNFIGTDSSGGTAVGNSASGIALLSGAGSEVNFVSKTPNLIGKPGLGNVISANSFGIFIADNNTSNNWVQANKIGTNLGGNSDIGNGADGVILGGGTFDNKIGGSGANEGNQISFNRAGINAEGGIRNRFQRNQLFGNDNLGIDLGTAGVTQNDTGDPDTGANNLQNFPVITYVYATSSTVRIQGTLNSIASKPFTVELFGNTSVDTTGYGEGRNYLGATTVNTNATGNGTFDVTFNVPIATVGQYVSATATDETNNTSEFSPARNICADTVLSPFGLLAEPSSFTGTFTVTRSTGCSSATPSSNVPWITVNSFLAGTVNYTIAPNAGPQRNGSIIVQYNNGSFLTFVSFNVTQVVGVARAPFDFDGDGKTDVSIFRPSNGQWWYLRSSDGQNRAFQFGDSTDKLTPADYTGDGKTDIGYWKPSTGEWYVLRSENFTYYAFPFGNSSDVPVPGDYDGDNITDAAVFRPSTATWYISRSTGGSTAQAFGASTDIPVRGDYDGDGKSDIAIFRPSNGQWWILQSSNGLSTAATFGTATDKLVPGDYTGDGKTDIAFWRPSTGEWYVLRSEDQSYYAVPFGLSSDLPVTGDYDGDGKWDPAVFRPSTNTWYLQRTTAGIMVQGFGAAGDKPVPAAYLP, from the coding sequence ATGAAGAAAACATTTCAAGCGACGTTGGTCTCGATAGTCACTTTTTTTATTTTGCAAGCTGGAGCTGCTTGGGGTGCGACTCTGACTGTTAATGACAGCTCGGCAGGTGTCACATGCAATCAGTCGTTGAGCCTGTCCGAGGCATCTCGGTTTGCAGGAGATGGTTCGTCGCTGCGAAATCTGACCGACGGCGAAAAAAACCAGATCTCGGGTGTCACGTGGTTAGCATTTCCGCCTGACCCTAACTGTTCGGGGGCCATTTGGCGGGCGGCAGTAGGCGGCGGTGTAGGTAGATTCGTGGCGGACTTCATTTTTTTCTCCAACGCCGTAAATCAGATCAACGATTATGTACTGCTCGATCGCGATGATTGGATATCGGGAATGAAGCCTAACAGCACCAAGGTAATACTCGATGGTACAGGAGTAGGAAACATCGATGGAATCACATTTTTGTCGTTCAACGATAATTTAAGCGTGACAACAAATGCTAAGGTCAGCAACCTTGTCATAAGGAACTTTCAGCGAAACGGTATCTCAGCAGGCTATGCTCGAGGCTCGGTTTTTGAAGGATTGGAGATCTACAACAATGGTATGAGCGGAATTAGCTTTCCGGGGAACTCCGAAGCCAATCCGCGAACAATACGAATAGGCGGCACACAAGCTAACCAGAGAAATTATATCTACACAAACGGACTCGACGGCATTAGGATCATTGCAAGTCCAATCGGTGACCGGGTGGCACTTCAGGGTATAGATATCCTCAATAATTTCATTGGAACGAGCAATGGAACATCCGACGATGGAAACCAAGGAAACGGAATATATCTCGAAAATGCGTTTGGCGTGATCGTGGGCGATCCGACGGGTGCGACCCGCAACGTGATCAGCGGCAATAATAACGACGGTATCAAGATTGTCGGTCAGCAGTCTTATTCGAACGAAGTCATCGGCAATTTTATCGGCACTGATTCTTCAGGCGGAACAGCCGTCGGAAACTCGGCGAGCGGGATCGCTCTGCTTTCGGGTGCGGGATCAGAAGTCAACTTTGTGTCCAAGACCCCGAATCTGATCGGAAAGCCGGGGCTTGGCAATGTCATCAGCGCCAATAGTTTTGGTATTTTTATTGCGGACAATAACACGTCGAACAATTGGGTTCAGGCTAATAAGATCGGTACCAATCTTGGTGGAAATAGTGACATCGGAAATGGTGCAGACGGAGTGATCCTTGGAGGCGGCACGTTTGACAACAAGATCGGCGGATCAGGTGCGAACGAAGGCAATCAGATCTCATTTAATCGCGCAGGGATCAACGCCGAAGGCGGAATCAGGAATCGCTTCCAGCGAAATCAGCTATTTGGCAATGATAATCTTGGCATCGACCTCGGAACTGCTGGCGTAACTCAAAACGATACCGGCGATCCGGATACCGGAGCCAATAACTTGCAGAATTTTCCGGTTATCACATACGTATATGCGACCAGTTCGACGGTCAGGATTCAGGGCACTCTCAACAGTATTGCCAGCAAACCGTTCACGGTCGAGTTATTTGGTAACACATCGGTCGATACGACAGGTTATGGCGAGGGGCGAAATTATCTCGGTGCTACGACCGTAAATACGAACGCCACAGGAAATGGTACGTTCGATGTGACATTCAACGTACCGATCGCGACGGTCGGGCAATATGTCAGCGCAACGGCGACGGATGAAACGAATAATACGTCCGAATTTTCCCCCGCTAGAAACATATGTGCTGATACGGTTCTGAGTCCGTTCGGACTTTTAGCCGAACCCAGTTCCTTTACCGGCACGTTCACCGTTACTCGATCAACAGGCTGCAGCAGTGCCACGCCGAGCAGTAATGTTCCGTGGATCACGGTCAATAGCTTTCTTGCCGGAACGGTAAACTACACGATTGCACCAAACGCCGGGCCGCAGCGAAACGGTTCAATAATTGTTCAATACAATAACGGTTCGTTCTTGACCTTTGTTAGCTTTAACGTCACGCAGGTGGTCGGAGTCGCCCGTGCTCCATTTGATTTCGATGGTGATGGGAAGACGGACGTTTCAATATTCAGACCTTCGAACGGTCAATGGTGGTATCTGAGAAGCAGCGATGGGCAAAACAGAGCGTTCCAGTTCGGCGATTCCACGGATAAACTTACACCTGCTGATTATACAGGCGATGGAAAGACAGATATTGGATATTGGAAGCCTTCAACCGGAGAATGGTATGTTTTGAGGTCGGAAAATTTCACGTACTATGCATTTCCATTTGGAAATAGTAGCGACGTGCCGGTTCCCGGCGACTATGACGGCGACAATATAACCGATGCCGCTGTTTTCAGGCCATCGACCGCGACATGGTACATAAGTCGTTCAACCGGCGGTTCGACAGCACAAGCTTTTGGAGCGTCGACAGACATACCCGTACGTGGAGACTATGACGGCGACGGTAAATCAGATATAGCGATCTTCCGTCCTTCAAATGGTCAATGGTGGATATTACAATCTTCAAATGGATTATCCACCGCCGCTACTTTTGGAACCGCGACGGATAAACTCGTACCCGGCGACTACACGGGCGATGGAAAAACTGACATCGCATTCTGGCGGCCTTCTACCGGAGAATGGTACGTACTTCGAAGCGAGGATCAGTCATACTACGCCGTGCCTTTCGGCCTAAGCAGTGATCTTCCGGTTACCGGAGATTATGACGGTGACGGCAAATGGGATCCAGCGGTATTTCGACCCAGCACCAACACCTGGTACTTACAACGCACGACCGCTGGAATCATGGTTCAGGGATTCGGTGCGGCAGGCGACAAGCCTGTGCCAGCGGCGTATCTTCCTTGA
- a CDS encoding molybdopterin-dependent oxidoreductase, which produces MKYTVFIFALIAFCSLTGLGQVAKTVSKPITSVTIDVSGKPTLKMTASDFAKYPRTVVKAIDHDGTEATFEGVELRTILAAAGAKLGKDLKGPTIGQYLIVEAADGYRAVYSLTDLDPDFTEKVVIIADSKNNKPLDAKNGPWQVIATVEKKHARWVRQVTALKVRLAD; this is translated from the coding sequence ATGAAATATACAGTTTTTATTTTTGCTTTGATCGCATTTTGTTCGTTGACCGGACTCGGCCAAGTAGCAAAGACGGTCTCCAAACCTATTACCTCAGTTACTATTGACGTTTCGGGAAAGCCGACGTTGAAAATGACGGCCTCTGATTTTGCAAAGTATCCGCGGACGGTAGTCAAAGCCATTGATCACGACGGGACCGAGGCCACATTTGAGGGTGTCGAACTACGCACGATCCTCGCCGCCGCAGGTGCAAAATTGGGCAAAGACCTGAAAGGCCCGACAATCGGTCAATATCTGATCGTTGAGGCCGCGGACGGGTATAGAGCGGTCTATTCGCTCACGGATCTCGATCCCGATTTCACTGAAAAGGTCGTGATCATTGCCGACAGTAAAAATAACAAACCGCTTGATGCCAAGAACGGACCCTGGCAGGTTATCGCGACCGTCGAGAAAAAACACGCGCGATGGGTACGGCAGGTCACCGCTCTGAAGGTTAGATTAGCCGATTAG
- the mqnC gene encoding dehypoxanthine futalosine cyclase — protein sequence MQTSIQPILDKALDGERLTADDCTELLASNEIARIGVAADEIRQRKNPGDVVTYIIDRNINYTNVCNVVCTFCAFYRRPGKPETYVHTMDEICSRIDETIDLGGTGVLMQGGLHPDFNIEWYEELLSTLHAKYPTFQLHCFSPPEIHNISLISKLDYKTIMQRLKDAGLNSMPGGGGEILDDEVRRRVSTKCTSQEWLDVMEAAHSVGLRTTATMMFGIGDKIEHRVNHLQKIRDLQDKTGGFTAFISWTFQRENTALGRKITEEPTGIDYLKMLAVGRLFLDNVQHIQASWLTQGLKIGQTALRFGADDMGSIMIEENVVSAAGAHNEASERELRYQISEAGYVPQQRDILYNYVDRDGIDSLDTRESIPLQQLSVAFAD from the coding sequence ATGCAAACATCTATTCAGCCAATACTTGATAAAGCCCTCGACGGTGAGCGACTGACCGCCGACGATTGTACAGAGCTTCTCGCTTCAAATGAGATCGCTCGCATCGGCGTGGCGGCGGACGAGATCCGTCAGCGCAAAAATCCCGGCGACGTCGTAACGTACATCATCGATCGTAACATCAATTATACCAACGTTTGTAATGTGGTATGTACGTTCTGTGCCTTTTATCGAAGGCCGGGCAAGCCCGAAACCTACGTCCATACGATGGACGAGATCTGCTCACGAATTGACGAAACGATAGACCTCGGCGGCACGGGCGTGCTGATGCAGGGCGGACTGCACCCTGATTTTAATATCGAGTGGTACGAGGAGTTGCTCTCAACGCTGCACGCCAAATACCCGACGTTCCAGCTTCATTGCTTCTCGCCGCCCGAGATCCATAACATCTCATTGATCTCAAAGCTCGATTACAAAACGATAATGCAGCGTCTTAAGGACGCCGGTTTGAACTCGATGCCCGGCGGCGGCGGCGAGATACTCGATGACGAGGTTCGCCGACGCGTTTCGACAAAATGCACGTCGCAGGAGTGGCTCGATGTGATGGAGGCGGCTCACAGTGTCGGATTGCGAACGACCGCGACGATGATGTTCGGTATCGGCGATAAGATCGAACACCGCGTCAACCACCTGCAAAAGATCCGCGATCTGCAGGACAAGACGGGCGGCTTTACGGCCTTTATCTCTTGGACATTCCAACGTGAGAACACGGCCCTCGGGCGCAAGATCACCGAGGAACCAACCGGCATAGATTACCTCAAAATGCTCGCTGTCGGGCGTCTGTTCCTCGACAATGTCCAGCATATCCAGGCATCGTGGCTGACCCAGGGCCTCAAGATCGGCCAGACCGCACTGCGATTCGGCGCCGACGATATGGGCTCGATAATGATCGAGGAAAACGTCGTCTCTGCCGCCGGAGCCCACAATGAGGCCAGTGAACGCGAACTCCGTTACCAGATCAGCGAAGCCGGTTACGTCCCCCAGCAGCGAGACATTCTCTACAACTACGTCGATCGCGACGGCATCGACAGCCTCGACACCCGCGAATCAATACCGCTCCAACAGCTAAGCGTGGCGTTCGCGGATTGA